Genomic DNA from Mixophyes fleayi isolate aMixFle1 chromosome 7, aMixFle1.hap1, whole genome shotgun sequence:
GAACATATATGTTCTCATATGAAGGAGGCCACTGTGAATGCTATTTTTAACCATCATAGACGGACCTTATTCTGCATAGTCGGTCTAAGTGGGTCATTATCCAACTGTGACTATTTAACCGACGGCATCTATTCATTTGGATTTTCTTGATTGTaaacaaatacacatttattgTGCAGAGACTCTCCGTATTCTGGATATTTGATCTATATTTGCTACATAGCATGTTATATATAGCAAGCTTCCAGTAACATATTTCAAATGGAAACAGATACCGCTTAATGTGGAGATAATATCCATACttcaatataggtgcacctattatcGATACTCCTTAAGATAGGGTTCTGTTGATTCTATATGCAATCTGAGAATTATCCATATTTTAAATCTCATTACtgataataatgttttaataaattgttttataccaATCACATTGCATTTCCAATTTTTCATAGAGGATCTAACACTCCACTGCAATTTGttttgttctgggccttccactgggtgaatttggatgacatttaaatataaaattaaaaacaacactagGCAGCCACTTCATAGGTGTGTTGGAAAAGTTTCTAAGTTGCTAATTAtttgttgacagttacatccaactcaacgATAATTTAACTACTGGAAGATTTAAACCTCAGCAACTCCGAATACATCAGCTAGTTATTAATAATCCACAGACCACAATCAGCTTTACTGTAATTAATTTTACTTTCACTTAAGTTGTTTGCAGCACAATTGAATGGTATATGTAGAAGTACAATTGTCTTGAAAAAGTGGGTTGCAGTGAAACACACATCAGCGTTTAGCTGAATGTACTTCGCTCAATTTAATGTTTATCTATGAGGTCtgatttttaaattgtatttcaaCTAATATTCAGTTTGTTGTTCTAATCTGCATATGACCATAGATACTATGCGACTAATATGCTACCTTTAGCCCCCAGAATTAGTTGACATGTATCATAAGAGGTAGCAATTCTCTAAACAAGCTAAGAATAGGAGAGTTCTAATAGTAATTATATAATCTGTAAACACATTGAATAACTGACTTATCAGAAAGAAAGCAATGTTTAGCTATTGTGCAGACCCAATGCAAGAGATCTGCAGAGAGAAGGAAAACATGATTGTTTCAATTGAGAGCTTCTTATTTAACGATCATTCGCCTCAGGGGCTAAATTTTGATCTTAACCTTATGATGTGTTAAAGACAGAGTAATGCTACTCCCTCAACTGTTAGAACCACTTTCTTAGATGTTCACATTTAGCAGTCCTCTTTCCAAGAAACTTGTTACGTTCCACAGTACTTGATTGCCCCTAGGTAGCTaaggtagtagcagttgttgatctagcccTTTCCTGTTTAAGTAGACAGCACACAGTaagaggtagtgagcaaccatgATGTAAATGGCAGAACTCACGGACAGGAGTTAAATGCAACGTAATAGACAGGCCAAGGTCTGGAGCAGGAGAATcagcagttcctttaaacaagccagaagtcagggCAGATAGAGATGTAAGAGCAGATCCTTTAAATAAACCAAGGTTAAAAACAcaggagaagacagcagttcctttaaacaaTCCTAGTCAGAAGCTAATAGCAGGACCGGTCAGGACACAAGGTACACCAGATGAAGCAGTAACAACTATTCGAATGCTGGTGATGACAGGAAGTGGTTTGTAAATCACCATGCCAATCAGAAGTTTTCTGGATAACTAGCTGCATAGTTGATGCAGTAATTGCACAGCTGATGCTCTAAGTATTGACGAGATTCTAGTCGCTATTTACATAGCAACCAACAGCAAGATGGCGGCTGATTAGTTGGAGGACACtactggttgctaagcaaccatctCCAGCATAGCAGTGGATATCCTGCTAAAGCACAGTGCTATAGTGGACACCGAGTGGCAAGAGAATGCCGGTAAGATATTGGATATGCGGAGGTGATTAATGACACGCATAAGAGCGACACACATAAGAACTCCAGACATGAATACCTAACAGAGAAGGAAACCAACATGCAGAAATAATCCTATTTAACAGGACGACCATATTCCCTTAAGTGTTCAGATAACAAGGATTGTAGATTAATAGAATGTTCATAAGTCATCCAGATCACTCGATTGGAAAGGGGGAAAAAATTGCCTCTCTACGGCTCCTTAAATATGAGCTTTGCCTGCTACTTTATCTGACTACTATAAAGCACaatgtatctaaatatataacTATTGTTACTAATTTTAAGCAAagatatattcattttaaatataaaatgaagtgcAGATATAAAGTTCACTGAACACAAGGATACAGGAATAGAAATATATCCAATAAAAGGAGAAACTCAATATTTCCCTGACTACAAAGAATAAAGGAGCTGAAGGTTCATTCAATGTATTTAACCATCACGTTAACTTTCACAATTCAGTTTGATTATTTTGCTGATTTTAATTGATATGTAATAAAGTTTTTATAATTTAAGAGATGAACAATCTTCAATATATCAGTAATTAATGTAAGATTGTGAGTGCATTACAGTAATAATCTCTGCCTGCTCATTCCTATATTAAATCCAGTTTAGTAGTGGACCCTCTGTGATATACATGTGTATAAAGTTTCAACTTCATTAGAGGGAGTCAATCTCTAGACACTATTGGTGCAtcaattttttgctttacatgCCTAGACTGTTGCAATTAACATCATACTTCTCatccaaaaataaatacaattatgaaAAAGATACAAATACTATAATTGCAGAAGGCTTGATTGAACAGCTCATTACATAATGCTATAATATCGCATGTTCTCATTTATATAGAATAATCAGTTTTATCCCGTGTGCACTACCATGGTTATAAAAAACACCActctaaaacaaatataataaaaagaaaactacATACGAGTTTCATATAATTATAAAATCAGACAATCCCACCTGGTACGTTGAAGCACAGAATCGTCCGGAGATCTTCTATTGCAGCTGGTTATGAATCATCAGAAGAGTAGAACATACAATGCCATTAAGAAAGGGTGAGGCAGGTTCAAAGTTTAACCAACTAATCAATTTACTTTATAAACATGGAAAAAGGAACCCTTGTACATTATGCAATTTCATAAGAATTTCTGTATTCAAAATATTTGCTTGATAAAAacttaaacataaaaaaacaaaaaacaaacaataaaattaaaCCCCACAAGATTTCACTAAAATATTTTCTACTAGCAGGATGTCCAGGGTCTAAAACCCAGCATTCAGAAAATACACACTGTTCCATTTAAATTAGGGGAGTTGGGTCTAAAAGAAACATATCCTCCTCCTTCCAGAGCTGAACACAAAGGTCCTACCATAACAACTATTCCAGCTGGGAAAAAGAACTTCTCATCCGGCTTTCCATCCTTCTCAATCCAGTTACATTGTTTTTTCTCTCCTACTCCGAATTCAAACTGACTAGTATCATGCTTCCTTTATGAAACTTGAGAATGTTGGTCAAAGGGACATCTCAAGTGCTGGGTTGAGCAGCTAACTAATATAATATGGCATAACAATTAGCCTTCCCAGGACAATTGTTTAATTCTCACTAAAGTGATGATTAATTGTTCAAGCTATTAGATACAGCTAAGTCTTCAATTAATGGTGTAAAGTAAAAAAGAGCTACAACAAGGTTCCATATAATGGTCTATAAAGGTCCTCGTCTCATCTGAAACCTAATTACAATTttaggtctagatttactaaactgtgggtttgaaaaagtggagatgttgcctgtagcaaccaatcagattctagctgtcatttagtagaatgtactaaataaatgacagctagaatctgattggttgccataggcaacatttccactttttcaaaactgcagtttagtaaatataccccttagaggtAATAGCTTTTGGTTCAGGTAGACTGAACCAATTGATCAAACTTGTATAGGATATTGCACCATTTTATCAACTGCTTACAAAGCACCAGAAAAAAAATTGGTTCAGCACATATGGCCAAAGTCATGTATGTCCTATCTGCATCCTGGAAATTgatcattcataaaaatgtatttaatagtaAGATTTAGAGAATATTTGTTAGAGAGAATATAACAAACATAGGATGGATAATTTCTCTAGAGTACAAATATGGAGGGTGGCAAAAGTAGAGTTCTTCAGGTTTAAGAGTGGTATATTAGCGCTTCTGGTGCTTTTATCACTAAAGTAACAAGACCTTCTTACACCTTCCAggctttattttttgcatttgtagAACCAATAAAACCATGGCCAGGCTAACTTCATCAGATGGGAAAGATGGTAAATGACTAGTTTTATCCTTTAGAAGTATCCATGGCGAACATCTGATTTTGTATTATGAATATGGTTATCCACCTTCAGACTTTTGTCTACATATTGTTAACGTCTGTGTAGAAATTTGGGACACTTTATTGGAACTTCCGGCAGTATCTTCATTTCACTGACTTAATGATCATAGTTATCTCAGGTCAGCTGTTGGACCCAGTGACTTCAACTGACACTGCTGTCCTAGCCATCTAAGATTCTCCTTTGGTGATCTTTACTGCCTCCTTGGTGGCAGCAGCAGTTGTCACTTAACATGGTGTCCTGGCTCTGTTTCAAGTAGAGAGCATGgcacaaaaaacaacaaacaaaaagaaacccccaaaaaaaaaccaaaaaaaaaaaccatgcaccacaaaagaaaaaaaaccctctctaGAGTCAGAGGAGGAGGAAGTTCAATTAAGAGAATTGTTGAAGGACAGTAGTGGTTAAAAGGAGGTGGCACATTTAAGATTGCTAtagtgacagatttatattttgtgTCTCAGCCTTCTTCTGTTTCTCCTCACTCCAACTGTGACACACAGAAATTACTTGATCAATGAATGATGCTTTATTATTGGCAGCTTACAATGCTGCTACCTTACACTAGACACACAAACACTATTTTTCCTAACCAACGATtatacaattgttattccgccACCCTATGTTTCAAGTGTTCCCCATACTTCTCATTTGAGCAGGACCATCTTTACATTCTGTTTCATGCCATTGTATGTCATTTGCTTGCACTCGATCTCATGTACATCACTACATAATAtggtggcaccttataaatgttAACATAGAAATCTAAAGAATTTGTGAAGCAGGAGAAATTCAAATGACCATGCTATAGCATAACCCGAGTAGTATATGAAAGATGTTCCAAAATCACCAATCAGAAGTAAATTTATAACAAAAGATGGGCTAAAATATATTGCAGGTGCAGAATTAATCAAAaagtagatatattttttttaaatagaatgcTGAATGGAgattatatagttaaaaaaaatctacaatttaATCTATAACGCATGCTGGACACGTTTATTGAGGGTCCTCACTAAAGGTGGAGCAGTATTTACAGTTGTCAGCAGATGGAGAACTTCAATAGTAACCACTAAGGTGGAATTCTTTGTAGAAAAGGACGTAGGCCACTGTAAAAATGGTCAGTTTCCTCAAAATGTCAGTGTCTGAAAGTGTATGCCAACTAACACAGTCAAAACAGAGAATGTAAGTTTCCTTGTGGATTTTCTTTATTTACATAACCAACAAAAGGTGAACATGCAGtataaataaagtgtatatatatatataaaaaaattcattaaaatcTCACCTTCACATAGTAAAGTGATTACTACACAATATTAAAGTGCTGATGTACTAATACATATAAACAagcaaaaaaccaaaacagatataGGATATAAAACAATAACATGAGTAAATCACATTTACAGTACATGAGGTTACTCTTAAAGACTGGAGAACAGCTGTAAGATAACATACACTGAATTTACAGAATTTATGGTGATTTTAAGGAAAAGGTTACCTAAAGGTTTGTGATTTATTCAGAATCTGTTTTCATCCAACCAGATTAAAACTGCACCCATGACTACAATGAAAAACACAAACTCATAAAATATGTGCACTTACTCATTAGGTGGCAAACGTTGTATGTgaacatatgtaaaacaaacaaaagcatCATACAGCAACGTACGGTACAAATACAAGGTGTCCAGTTGATATTCTCAACTAAAGGTAACATGGCCGATTCACAGAACATACTTCTTCAGTGAGTGAAAGACCTGTGTTTACACACTGTAGAATTATTCATAAAACCCAATCAATTACCATTCTGTGAGTTTGGTCTCCTATGCGATTAAATTACAGTCTTTTGTACTTATAGATGTGACCATGACAACGTGGGCAATAGTGGTCCACATCTTTTGTAGCGTTCATACAGAAGGGAATGAAACAACATCCAATAACGAACCTAGAGAAGAATCAAATTGAAATCCTAGTTAGAAGATAccattattaaaagaaaaatctcCCGTTACACTAGTTAATTGCCGTTTGATATAACATAAAACTGCTCTGTAATAATTCTTGGCTCTGTTCCTGGATACAATTGTTATCATATTtagagaggagaaaaaaaaataaaatgacaaactTGACCACAGACTATTttcctcattccacatttggccaCACAATTTAGAACTTTTTTTCCTAATGAAATCTGGTCTCGTTTTCCTAACAACCACACCAGACAGCTCAGCTCACTGCAGTCGTTCCAGCTTTAGTCAGACTATAAATTCTAGAAACACAGATTAgaatggaattctgaggaatggTGGCGCAAAAGCGGAACTTTAAAGCTTGCATCACATCTCTGTAAAACAGCCTATCCAGCCATAAAATTTGATATGAAATGTTGCCACAATTTCGCTAACCTCcagttatatgcaaaataatatgaTCCCAGCCACCAAAAAGCCTGAAAACAAATTAAATCTCATCTAGTCAAGTATggaggttttatttttaaataaaacattttggggcagattcaatttcacACGTtaattctttagaacaacgccatgcactattaccgttactatggcaacagctgcgcattattaccgtacattattaccgtagtaacagtaatgtgCGGACCGCGTTCTTTAGAATTAAATCTGTCCCTTAATGTGTTTGCCATCAGATAAACAATGTAGACATACTATACCATAAAAGTTGTCCCTTTTTAACCCCTTCTTATTTTTTACAGAATACATGGTCAAAACCAGATTTATACAGATGACCACAAAATGATCTGCATGGTTTGCATCGTCATCTCCATTCAGCATTTCAAGCAGATAATCAAATCAATTGTGGTGTTTTAAAGCTCAGCATCTTCAAACAGATTGCATAAATAACAGACTTCAACAGTTCATGGTAGGAAATGGGGATTACTTTCAGTTAGGAAATAGGGGACCTAGGAGCCATTAAGTGCATATTGAAGTTATTACTTCGTCTCATGTATTGAACACCGAGACTTCACAACAATTACATGACACAGACTGACAGGGGAACTTTAGTCATCTGACAGAGCAGCCAACAACCCTTCAAACTGGGATAAAGAAACATTAAAGAGATAAAACCTCACAGTTAGCTGTTCTGTACAGTTCACAGTACACGTGCACTTATCACAGGAACAGATCGCATGTGCCACGTGTGGGTATAAGGGAGGGGTGTAATAATTTCTCTTTGCAACAGAATATGAAAACTATATACAAGTCACACTTTCTAGTGTGAAATGCCAGACTGGCATAGGTATCTGGCTCATACTAGATTATACTcaccccaaaaacataatggCTGCACATAAAAGCCAGGTAAGAAGTCCAGAACGGAAATTGACCCTAGTGACAATATTCTCATGGCAGAATGGACATGTTGTGGCACCAGGCGAATCAACCAGAATTCCtcctattaaaatattttagaattgCAGAATGCATAGATGCAAAATGTCAGTTGAGATGCTACACTGCTTTATTGCAAGTTAGTTTTGTCACATGGTACAATGCAATATTGACGTTATATATTATACCAAGGGGTAAGTGGGTGACATTATCAATGGGCCATATATATATGGCATAcagttatttgcaaaaaaaataaaaaaattagattcCAGTTAAgaataaattggtttatttaacaGCAGAAGCATATTTGGATATATAAACCACAGGGAAAATGCTCCATGTGTCAGCATTATTGTTGGATTCAAGACCTCAAACAGCATGTGATTAATATTTCCTTCGACGTGTCCCCTATCAATAGGCTCATCTGTGACTTCAGGTAAGACCACAAACATTGTCATTGGAGAGGTGGACATTAAATATTGTATGTTGTGGTTTGTATCACTGGAAATTTGGAAATCCAGgtgctaaactttttttttaaacacagtttaaaaaaaaaaaaaaaaaaaaaaaaaaaaaagtgtattcaaATTTTATTCAACCTCAAAATTCACCTAAATTaaataagataataaatataCCCGTGGGCCATTTACCTACATAGGGGTCCATTTTCATAAAGCACTGATCTAAGAAAACCAACTTATCACATGAAATCGCAGTTGCaatgagttttttttattattaataaatatgggTTACAGCAATTTTGTTAATAAACAACCCCCAATAACTTGTACGCAAGGGTCACAAACAGGAAAAATTCAGTAGGTAATTTGTATTTAGATGATACAAAGTTGCATTACTAGGGAAGGCATGAGCTGAAATACATAATTAGGGTTGTAATATAAGTTAAGAAATCCACACTTACCAATGCATACAGCAGTTCGTTGGGTTCCAATTTCTATAGTACATACAGGAACTGGTTGCTGGCAGATTGCTTTAGGTTGACACGTAGTGCCAATTTCAGATATAGCTATGCAATAACAAAAGGAGGGGGCTGAAAAATAGGTTTAATGTATACAATAATTCAGAGGAACTGGACCAAGTTTAGCTCCAACGCCAAAGCCAACAATGCAAAACACAGTTTAACATCAACTTGGGatgttgtaatattttttttgaaatgcCAAATGTGTCAAAGAATCTGGTAGGCTGTCAACCTCACATATGAATTTTGATGTATAACAgatcttatattttttttcattcattttacaaaatatgttttatggATTTTTAATGAGCAATAAAAGGATAATGCATTATGACTATTCTTCTCTTCCTCATTTGGTATCAGGTAAATTGGGTATTTATGCAATTACAGCATCAGGAATATCCCTAAACACAACCAGCACCTAGTTGAAAGGGGATCAAGGAAACCTACATGTTTACAAAGATTTTGAATCATTGAAGTGCATACTCAAAGGGGGATATCCCCATTTAACACATAGGTGCTTTGGAGGAGTttaaatacaaaaacacattATAGTTATTTTATTCTAAACACTGTTGAGATTTTACCTGTTTTCCCAAGAGCAGTGGTGATTTGAGTGGATACATGgagaaatagatatagatagagattatatatattatatatatttttattacacacacattcacatataAAGTTTCACATTGCGTTTTGTAAATCGCCAGTGCCCACACCTTTTCCATTTGTATGGATAAAGCAAAAACACCCCTCCCCCACTTCCATATATTATTGTccttctcaaatatatagcaccagcataccccacagcactttacaaattggaacaaacagtaataaaacaagattagGGGGTCTATGTAGCAAAGGAAGACAACCCCTAAAAGCTGCAAATGTCACATGATTTAAGGTTTATTCCTATTTACCAAAGTCCCCCGATGGTGGAAACCATCACAATCGAGTTGCCATTGCCGGGTGCATACTGCAATGCTTTTGAAAAGTCTATATACCAAGGGCAGTGGTGGTATAAGTACATTTGTTGTCCTCCGATTGCTAATGCCATCTCGGGATAGCTACAggaaaacaatgttttattagtgaaataaatcattttttctgttttgttttgaaatgtaagtttctttttttaactttagttaaaaaaaaaataataataaataatattattattattaattcaatcaatcaACTCTGGCTCCAGCTCAAGCCAGGACTGGCTTGGTAAGCTGTAATTCTCCTCTTACCAATGTCAGTCAAATATCACCCGGGAGCCAGTAGCTGTCCAAGAACCAAATTATATTTACCAGATAATTTTATTTCCTCGGAAGGACTCCCTGGCACCCATAACTAATAAGCCTCCTACACAGCAGAACGGACAGGAAAGAAGCACACATGAGGCAATATAATGTCACTCTTCCTCTTCTTCAGTGTCCGAATAAATTCCTAAGCTGCTTCTGAAAAATAGAATACACATAAAAGAAGGGCAGTGTTGCCATGGAGTCTGTTGAGGAAACAAAATTATCAGGCAAATATAattcacacttgccaactctcccggaatgtctgggagactcccgaaattcggatcagtctcacggacttccgggagagctggcaaatctcccgcatcccgctactgccaccactaaatgacgcaattcgcagtgaatcacggcattttggccctgccctcgtgataaaactatatttatgttgtgggggcggggccaaaatgctgcgccccgccccctccccagTCACGCCTCTCTCCCGGAAAGAGCTTcgcgaaagtaggcaagtatgatataatttgcatattattTCCTCTTTGGAAACCCTGGCAGCGATAACTAATGGGATGTAACCAAGAAGTAATATATAAGGAGAGTCCATAAATATGGATACCTATTGAatgcaaaaattataaaaatatttatttaacttgAGCCGACGAATACTCCTTCCAAACTGAGCTTCAGTTACTGGTCATGTCCAGTATGTAATGTCTTGTTAAGGTGTGGATTGTGAACCATCCTGCTGTTTTACACATTTCTGTTAGTGAAACTTGTGCTCTTCAAGCAAAGGAAGTTGCCACTTCTTATGTTGAATGTGTCTTTACAATTGTGGCCACCTTCAGACCTTTTGCCTTATATGCCTGTATGATGACCTTGTTGTGTGCCAGAAAGTAATACAAAGAGTAATCATCAGAGCTGATCACATTTGTTCCCTGCAGATAAGTGGAGATTGCATTTACAACATCGAATGTTTCAAGATGCCTGTTTCTCGGCTTGTAAATAAAATGGGAGCTATGTAATTTATTgattcaaatgaaaaaaaaaattagacaccATCatcggtaaaaaaataaatataggatTTGTCCTTAAAGTCACTGTCATGAAAGATTTTCAAGAATGGTTCCTTGCACAATAGTTCATGTATTTCTCCAATTCTTCACACATAATTGCCACAAAAAAAACTATGGCATTTAAGAGGAGTTTCTTGTAGCGGCACATTGGGGTTTATCAATAAAGAATCCTGAAGAAGATTAATAACCCATGGTGTTACATATGGCCTAATGTATGATCATCTTTTTGACTGCTGTGaagacacatttaattaatacctCCACCACCAAATATTGTATACAGCATAACAGTTCATGCTGAAACTTGGAAGTTGAGTCTTCAGTGCCATGTCCCTATTTAGGCCTTCCATTAAGAAATGTAATACTTGTACCATAGGATTGATTAGCCTGGTCTGCACCAGAAAATACAAAATTTTCACATTTTACATTAGATGACTGGAGAATTCTATTTTCTGGCCTGTAACAGAATTTCAATTGCTTGATTTGAGATTCACTTGTTTTTTGAGCAACATCTGCTCAATCTCCACTCCATCAATGGAGTGTACTCAGGTTTGGATTTAACATTGGTCCTTGGTAAAGGAGATCCAGGGAGAACGATAGTGGCCATGCTTGCTCTACAAGCATTTGCAATCTATGGAAAATAATGGTTGCCGAGGCCAGCATGGGAGAGTTACGATCAACCCTACTTTTTCCATTGTCTTTCTCAGAACTCCTGGGTTGAGAGAAAATTAAGGAAAATGTATTTCAGAGGAACTCTCCAAGGCCTCGTCAAGGTATCTTTTAAATTTGCCATGGACTTTGTGGCAAGAGAAAAGCAGACTGTTTAGTATTCTGCACTGTAGACAGTAAATCTATTTGCTGCAGGCTAAATCGTTGTACTAGTAACTGAAACACCTTTTCTTCCAAAGCCCACGCTCCTGGATGAACTTGATATTGACTGAGAATCTGTCAGTATGTTGTCTGTGCCTGCTACAAGGGTTAATATAGAACTTTGGTTGCTTTCTGCCTAATTCATAATTAGGGTCACCTCCTTCATAATAACTGCACTCCTGGTACCTCCTTATTTGTTTAAGAATGCCACCGCAGTTTGGTTGTCTGAAAACTTTGAGAGCATTTTGTTGAAGGCAAGGTTGACAATGAAAGATTTCTTTCCAATCTGCTCTCATTTCTATAATATTTATAAGACAGTCTTTCTTCTCTAGTCCAGGTACCCTGTAACATCTCAGTTTAAATGTGCACCCCCACCTCTGATGCTGGAGTCCATTGTTAAACCAGCCGCACTGGTTCTGAGACACAGACTCTCCGAATTATTCTTACAAAGTTCTTTCCACCAAGAGAGTTGTTGTTTTCTCTTGTTGTATCTATGGATCACAAAATCCTCTTTTGTCTGTGATCCCATTTCTTGTGCAATTCCATGTAGAGTTCTCATTTGCCATCTTGACCATGGTATGATTCCTATTGTGGATGTAAACATACCAAAAAACTGAGCACTGTCTTTTTTGATCATA
This window encodes:
- the LOC142098700 gene encoding lipopolysaccharide-induced tumor necrosis factor-alpha factor homolog isoform X1, with the protein product MIDLKIPNTSNMDEKSIHPPAYQPTAPQILSTPQYCMQPVPTITQPQAPSFCYCIAISEIGTTCQPKAICQQPVPVCTIEIGTQRTAVCIGGILVDSPGATTCPFCHENIVTRVNFRSGLLTWLLCAAIMFLGFVIGCCFIPFCMNATKDVDHYCPRCHGHIYKYKRL
- the LOC142098700 gene encoding lipopolysaccharide-induced tumor necrosis factor-alpha factor homolog isoform X2 gives rise to the protein MIDLKIPNTSNMDEKSIHPPAYQPTAPQILSTPQYCMQPVPTITQPQAISEIGTTCQPKAICQQPVPVCTIEIGTQRTAVCIGGILVDSPGATTCPFCHENIVTRVNFRSGLLTWLLCAAIMFLGFVIGCCFIPFCMNATKDVDHYCPRCHGHIYKYKRL